One Mangifera indica cultivar Alphonso chromosome 4, CATAS_Mindica_2.1, whole genome shotgun sequence genomic region harbors:
- the LOC123213171 gene encoding branched-chain-amino-acid aminotransferase 6-like isoform X1: MFKANDSEESPFSQVRPSSKYSAASVQPCEPDVDDNSHVNGEYANVNWDELRFDLTPTDYMYITKCSKEDNFSPGTLTPLGNMEMSPSSGILNYSQGVLEGMKAYRTEDGRILLFRPELNALRMKMGAQRLCMPSPTVDQFLDAVKQTVNANKRWVANTFNPADYFYFPIFLSLNCNKFISGYGEKVPPPGKGSMYIRPLLIGSGSMLNLGTANEHTFLTYVSPVGNFHKGMVNLVVAENVYRATPGGTGGIKAICNYAAIYRTISEAKAKGFSDVLFLDVVTGKRIEEASTSNIFIVKGNIISTPATQGTILPGITRKSIIEIARVLGYQVEERDILVEELFDAEEVFCTGTAVVVNFVNSITYQSRRVEYKTGVETVSQKLYAALTGIQTGRIEDKMGWTVQLD; this comes from the exons ATGTTTAAAGCCAATGATTCTGAGGAATCTCCCTTCAGCCAG GTCAGGCCTAGCTCCAAATATTCAGCAGCCTCCGTGCAACCTTGTGAACCAGATGTTGATGACAATAG TCATGTTAACGGGGAATATGCCAATGTCAACTGGGATGAGCTCAGATTTGATCTAACTCCAACCGATTACATGTACATTACGAAATGCTCTAAAGAAGACAACTTCTCCCCAGGAACCCTCACTCCATTAGGAAACATGGAGATGAGCCCTTCATCAGGAATTTTAAACTATTCCCAG GGAGTATTAGAAGGTATGAAGGCGTACAGGACAGAAGATGGGCGTATTCTACTGTTTCGACCAGAATTGAATGCTCTACGGATGAAGATGGGCGCCCAAAGATTGTGCATGCCATCGCCTACTGTAGATCAATTTCTTGATGCTGTAAAGCAAACTGTCAATGCTAATAAGCGTTGGGTAGCTAATACTTTCAACCCTgctgattatttttattttccaatctTTTTATCATTGAACTGTAATAAATTCATCTCTGGATATGGTGAAAAGGTTCCTCCTCCAGGGAAAGGATCAATGTATATTAGGCCTTTGCTAATAGGAAGTGGATCAATGCTGAACTTGGGGACGGCCAATGAACATACATTTTTGACATACGTTTCTCCCGTTGGCAATTTTCACAAG GGGATGGTAAATTTGGTTGTTGCCGAAAATGTTTATCGGGCTACACCTGGTGGAACTGGAGGGATAAAAGCCATCTGCAACTATGCAGCG ATTTATAGAACAATTTCAGAAGCAAAGGCCAAAGGCTTCTCTGATGTGTTATTCCTAGATGTAGTAACAGGAAAAAGAATTGAAGAGGCTTCTACCAGCAACATCTTTATAGTAAAG GGAAACATCATTTCAACTCCAGCAACACAGGGAACTATTCTGCCGGGAATTACTAGAAAAAGCATCATTGAAATTGCTCGTGTTTTAGGTTACCAG GTTGAGGAACGTGACATCCTGGTAGAGGAGCTGTTTGATGCTGAAGAAGTTTTCTGCACAGGGACTGCAGTGGTTGTCAATTTTGTTAACAGCATAACCTATCAGAGTAGAAG GGTTGAATACAAGACAGGAGTGGAGACAGTATCTCAAAAGCTGTATGCTGCACTAACTGGAATTCAAACTGGTAGAATCGAGGACAAGATGGGATGGACTGTCCAACtagattga
- the LOC123213170 gene encoding protein trichome birefringence-like 13, with the protein MATQAHQNSNQNPKRVPLFPLLALLIFASIFFLLSISKKTSSSFHSSSLSYSQIFKPNDRSDPILSHHQRPCNYSDGKWIYDPNFRFNGRYDSTCKEIFKGWNCLLNNKSNAGDIPKWRWKPNACHLHPFDPLKFLHNYRDTNIGFVGDSLNRNMFVSLFCTLKRVSRGVKKWRPVGADRGFTFLQYNLTIAYHRTNLLARYGRWSASANGGALEALGYKGGYRVDVDVPEGTWTKASSFHDILIFNTGHWWWAPSKFDPVKSPMLFFEKDQPIIPPISPDVGLDRVIKHMIYFVEKTARPGAIKFFRTQSPRHFEGGDWDQGGSCQRLQPLLSEQVEELFSLKNNGTNVETRLVNQHLYEAIRGSHFHILDITHMSELRADAHPSTAGGKKHDDCMHWCLPGITDTWNDLFVTLLNIIKYNN; encoded by the exons ATGGCTACTCAAGCCCACCAAAATTCCAACCAAAACCCGAAAAGAGTCCCACTCTTTCCCTTACTCGCTCTTCTCATCTTCGCttccatttttttccttctttccaTCTCCAAAAAAACCTCCTcttcttttcattcttcttcGCTTTCGTACTCCCAAATTTTCAAACCCAATGACAGATCCGACCCTATTCTCTCCCATCATCAGCGGCCCTGTAACTACTCCGACGGCAAGTGGATCTACGACCCCAACTTCAGATTCAACGGCAGATACGACAGCACCTGTAAGGAGATTTTCAAAGGGTGGAATTGTCTCCTAAACAATAAATCTAATGCCGGAGATATCCCCAAGTGGCGATGGAAACCTAACGCTTGTCATCTTCACCCCTTTGATCCTCTAAAGTTTCTCCACAATTACAGAGATACTAACATTG GATTTGTCGGCGATTCCTTGAACAGGAATATGTTTGTGTCTCTTTTTTGCACTCTGAAACGTGTGTCGAGGGGAGTTAAGAAGTGGCGTCCAGTTGGGGCTGATCGTGGCTTTACATTTCTTCAGTATAACCTCACTATTGCGTATCATCGAACTAATCTTTTGGCACGTTATGGTAG GTGGTCAGCTAGTGCTAATGGTGGCGCATTGGAAGCACTTGGATATAAGGGTGGCTATAGGGTCGATGTTGATGTTCCAGAAGGCACGTGGACAAAGGCTTCAAGCTTTCATGATATTTTAATCTTCAACACAGGACACTG GTGGTGGGCACCATCAAAATTTGATCCTGTGAAGTCACCCATGCTTTTCTTTGAGAAGGATCAACCTATAATTCCTCCCATATCTCCTGATGTTGGTTTGGACAGAGTTATAAAGCACATG ATATATTTTGTGGAGAAAACTGCTCGTCCAGGTGCAATCAAATTTTTTCGTACACAGTCGCCAAGACATTTTGAAGGAGGTGACTGGGATCAAGGTGGTTCTTGTCAACGGCTACAACCTTTGTTATCAGAGCAA GTTGAAGAACTTTTCTCACTGAAAAATAATGGAACAAATGTTGAAACACGTCTGGTGAATCAGCACCTGTATGAGGCCATCAGAGGGTCTCATTTCCATATTTTGGACATTACCCACATGAGCGAGCTCAGAGCTGACGCCCATCCCTCCACTGCTGGTGGAAAGAAGCACGATGACTGCATGCATTGGTGCTTACCAGGAATTACTGATACTTGGAATGATTTGTTTGTAACACTTCTCaacatcattaaatataataactgA
- the LOC123213171 gene encoding branched-chain-amino-acid aminotransferase 6-like isoform X2: protein MFKANDSEESPFSQVRPSSKYSAASVQPCEPDVDDNSHVNGEYANVNWDELRFDLTPTDYMYITKCSKEDNFSPGTLTPLGNMEMSPSSGILNYSQGVLEGMKAYRTEDGRILLFRPELNALRMKMGAQRLCMPSPTVDQFLDAVKQTVNANKRWVPPPGKGSMYIRPLLIGSGSMLNLGTANEHTFLTYVSPVGNFHKGMVNLVVAENVYRATPGGTGGIKAICNYAAIYRTISEAKAKGFSDVLFLDVVTGKRIEEASTSNIFIVKGNIISTPATQGTILPGITRKSIIEIARVLGYQVEERDILVEELFDAEEVFCTGTAVVVNFVNSITYQSRRVEYKTGVETVSQKLYAALTGIQTGRIEDKMGWTVQLD, encoded by the exons ATGTTTAAAGCCAATGATTCTGAGGAATCTCCCTTCAGCCAG GTCAGGCCTAGCTCCAAATATTCAGCAGCCTCCGTGCAACCTTGTGAACCAGATGTTGATGACAATAG TCATGTTAACGGGGAATATGCCAATGTCAACTGGGATGAGCTCAGATTTGATCTAACTCCAACCGATTACATGTACATTACGAAATGCTCTAAAGAAGACAACTTCTCCCCAGGAACCCTCACTCCATTAGGAAACATGGAGATGAGCCCTTCATCAGGAATTTTAAACTATTCCCAG GGAGTATTAGAAGGTATGAAGGCGTACAGGACAGAAGATGGGCGTATTCTACTGTTTCGACCAGAATTGAATGCTCTACGGATGAAGATGGGCGCCCAAAGATTGTGCATGCCATCGCCTACTGTAGATCAATTTCTTGATGCTGTAAAGCAAACTGTCAATGCTAATAAGCGTTGG GTTCCTCCTCCAGGGAAAGGATCAATGTATATTAGGCCTTTGCTAATAGGAAGTGGATCAATGCTGAACTTGGGGACGGCCAATGAACATACATTTTTGACATACGTTTCTCCCGTTGGCAATTTTCACAAG GGGATGGTAAATTTGGTTGTTGCCGAAAATGTTTATCGGGCTACACCTGGTGGAACTGGAGGGATAAAAGCCATCTGCAACTATGCAGCG ATTTATAGAACAATTTCAGAAGCAAAGGCCAAAGGCTTCTCTGATGTGTTATTCCTAGATGTAGTAACAGGAAAAAGAATTGAAGAGGCTTCTACCAGCAACATCTTTATAGTAAAG GGAAACATCATTTCAACTCCAGCAACACAGGGAACTATTCTGCCGGGAATTACTAGAAAAAGCATCATTGAAATTGCTCGTGTTTTAGGTTACCAG GTTGAGGAACGTGACATCCTGGTAGAGGAGCTGTTTGATGCTGAAGAAGTTTTCTGCACAGGGACTGCAGTGGTTGTCAATTTTGTTAACAGCATAACCTATCAGAGTAGAAG GGTTGAATACAAGACAGGAGTGGAGACAGTATCTCAAAAGCTGTATGCTGCACTAACTGGAATTCAAACTGGTAGAATCGAGGACAAGATGGGATGGACTGTCCAACtagattga
- the LOC123213173 gene encoding probable pectin methylesterase CGR3 has product MSRRPVNPARRLIDGGSIPFIGAAHSKSRSPPLLPVILLAVGAVLIIGYLYSGSGGGISEKEALIKVEGDISCTQEVQRALPVLKKAYGDSMRKVLHVGPDTCSVVSTLLKEEDTEAWGVEPYDLDDIDANCKSLVRKGIVRVADIKFPLPYRAKSFSLVIVSDAVDYLTPKYLNKTLPEMARVSADGVIIFTGYPGQHRAKNVELSRFGRPAKLRSPSWWIKYFLQNNLEDNEGATKKFEQAAAKRSYKPACQVFHVKSLH; this is encoded by the exons ATGTCAAGAAGGCCTGTAAATCCTGCTCGACGCCTTATTGATGGTGGAAGCATTCCTTTTATAGGCGCAGCTCATTCCAAATCACGCTCACCACCCTTACTGCCTGTTATACTTTTAGCAGTG gGTGCAGTTCTTATCATTGGCTATTTGTATAGTGGGTCAG GTGGAGGAATCAGTGAAAAGGAGGCATTGATCAAAGTTGAAG GTGATATTTCATGCACACAAGAAGTCCAGAGAGCATTACCTGTTCTCAAGAAGGCTTATGGTGACAGCATGCGTAAAGTATTGCATGTAGGACCTGATACTTGTTCAGTGGTATCTACATTGTTGAAAGAGGAGGATACTGAGGCATGGGGTGTTGAACCATATGACCTAGATGATATTGATGCCAACTGCAAGAGCCTCGTGCGAAAAGGCATCGTGCGGGTGGCTGACATCAAATTTCCTCTGCCTTACAGGGCAAAGTCATTTTCTCTAGTCATAGTGTCTGATGCTGTAGATTATTTGACGCCCAAGTACCTCAACAAAACACTTCCAGAAATGGCAAGGGTATCTGCTGATGGTGTCATTATATTTACTG GCTATCCAGGTCAGCACAGAGCTAAAAATGTGGAACTATCCAGATTTGGCCGTCCA gCCAAATTGCGTAGCCCATCTTGGTGGATAAAGTATTTTCTTCAGAATAACTTAGAAGATAATGAAGGTGCCACAAAGAAGTTTGAGCAGGCTGCGGCAAAGAGGTCCTATAAGCCAGCTTGTCAAGTTTTCCACGTGAAGTCACTTCATTGA